The following coding sequences are from one uncultured Desulfobacter sp. window:
- a CDS encoding endonuclease/exonuclease/phosphatase family protein, with protein sequence MADIFPISNPEKDKDRIDDPVTVMTFNLRFGLAKDGPHAWKYRKPLVAKILHEHPCDFIGFQEVNHFQAEFLIRSMAGHGHIGWYNKGTQWWQSCLTLFDPSWECLGHRHFFLSHTPNIPSRLHGSKWPRQCVIGWFKKRDRHLLVANTHFDFKSEVQQKSAGLIMEFFERFPKGVPRIITGDFNTDPGSPAHQCFKSHGFDLIMDGESVTTFHDFTGKETGHHIDWILYSKGLTPISQQVIQDSFDGLFPSDHYPVLAGFAWTTRQVKHKR encoded by the coding sequence ATGGCAGACATATTTCCCATATCCAACCCGGAAAAGGACAAAGATCGGATCGATGACCCGGTTACCGTCATGACCTTTAATCTCCGGTTCGGTCTTGCCAAGGACGGCCCCCATGCCTGGAAATACCGCAAGCCGCTGGTCGCAAAAATACTGCACGAACACCCATGCGACTTTATCGGTTTCCAGGAGGTCAACCATTTCCAGGCCGAATTTCTGATCCGCTCAATGGCAGGCCACGGTCACATCGGCTGGTACAACAAAGGGACACAATGGTGGCAAAGTTGCCTGACTCTGTTTGATCCGTCCTGGGAATGCCTTGGACACCGTCACTTTTTTTTAAGTCACACCCCAAACATCCCCTCCCGGCTTCACGGTTCCAAATGGCCCCGGCAATGCGTAATCGGATGGTTTAAAAAGAGAGACCGGCACCTGCTCGTGGCCAATACCCATTTTGATTTCAAATCCGAGGTCCAGCAGAAAAGTGCCGGACTGATCATGGAATTTTTTGAACGCTTTCCAAAAGGTGTGCCCCGGATCATCACCGGGGACTTTAACACCGACCCGGGATCTCCGGCCCATCAATGTTTCAAATCACATGGGTTTGATTTGATCATGGATGGCGAATCCGTCACCACCTTCCACGATTTCACCGGAAAGGAAACAGGACATCACATCGACTGGATACTTTACAGCAAGGGCCTGACACCCATATCCCAGCAGGTGATACAGGATTCCTTTGACGGCCTTTTTCCATCGGATCATTACCCGGTTCTGGCCGGTTTCGCCTGGACGACACGCCAAGTAAAACATAAGAGGTAA
- a CDS encoding ParM/StbA family protein, with product MEIIGIDVGFGFTKAYNGQNSVIFKSLIGDAAEIQFMSSMGDVAPTANLHITLDNKTYFLGSHAERQSSLTEYTLDQEKMVEEFIKILALAAAGRCSQAQGPIGVITGLPVAYLKRDTKRLKQIIQGEHEIIYHHQDAPDEHRKLSIDKVHVIPQPIGSIFNLIFDDNGKICDRDLAASKLGVVDIGFKTTDFSIFDHLQYIERGSSTMDTGVSKCFSVIADKLRQESGINIELYKIFKFIESGVIKIRGKEYNVVNLKKRVYTHAASTIASDLNRLWKNDWDIDSIIVSGGGSIPLADFLIPSVEGNVIPITKNIDARFNNVQGYCKFGHYKWGKDKAIPSRQETAPKDEEPPSPPEEPPSQETDKSGKGLAWLRRQNA from the coding sequence ATGGAAATTATCGGCATAGATGTGGGGTTTGGTTTTACTAAAGCATATAACGGACAAAATTCGGTAATTTTCAAATCCCTGATCGGCGATGCAGCGGAAATCCAGTTTATGTCATCCATGGGCGATGTCGCACCAACCGCAAATCTGCACATCACCCTGGACAATAAAACATACTTTTTAGGTTCCCATGCAGAGCGCCAGTCCAGCCTGACCGAATATACCCTTGACCAGGAAAAAATGGTGGAAGAGTTCATCAAAATTCTGGCCCTTGCCGCAGCCGGCAGATGTTCCCAGGCCCAGGGCCCCATCGGTGTGATAACCGGCCTGCCCGTGGCGTATTTAAAAAGAGATACCAAACGGCTTAAACAGATTATCCAGGGTGAACACGAAATTATTTATCATCACCAGGACGCACCCGATGAACACAGAAAACTTTCCATTGACAAGGTGCATGTCATTCCCCAGCCCATTGGATCTATTTTTAACCTGATTTTCGACGATAACGGGAAAATATGCGACAGGGATCTGGCGGCCTCCAAGCTCGGGGTGGTGGATATCGGTTTTAAAACAACGGATTTTTCCATTTTTGATCATTTGCAGTACATTGAAAGGGGCTCGTCAACCATGGACACAGGGGTGTCCAAATGCTTTTCGGTTATCGCGGACAAGCTGCGTCAGGAAAGCGGTATCAATATTGAGCTTTACAAAATTTTTAAATTCATTGAATCCGGCGTGATTAAAATCCGCGGCAAGGAATATAACGTAGTAAATCTTAAAAAACGCGTATATACACATGCCGCATCAACCATTGCCTCTGACCTGAACCGGCTGTGGAAAAATGACTGGGATATTGACTCCATTATCGTATCCGGCGGAGGGTCTATCCCTTTGGCCGATTTTCTGATACCATCCGTCGAAGGCAATGTGATCCCCATTACCAAGAACATTGACGCCCGGTTTAACAATGTTCAGGGGTATTGTAAATTTGGACATTACAAATGGGGAAAAGACAAGGCGATACCGTCCAGGCAGGAAACGGCCCCTAAAGATGAAGAACCGCCGTCTCCGCCGGAGGAGCCGCCTTCACAAGAAACAGATAAATCAGGGAAAGGACTTGCCTGGTTGAGAAGGCAAAACGCTTAG